The segment CCTGGCGAACGCTGTGATCTCAGGGAACAGGGAGTTGGCAAGCCTCCCTAGGCCTCAGNAACCTCTCCACGAAATCAGTTAATAATAAATACAAAAAGATTTGCATAAACGTGAATAATGCAGCCCTCCCCCGCTTAAAAGGGGCGATGTTTTCCGCCTCCTTTGAATCCATAATCTCATAATAAGGCAATTCGAGAATTCAGCTCTACAAGTTTTCCAAAAAGCGCATTAGGTTTGAGGGGGGAGGGAAGCAGGCATATTGAATATTATGCTTCTGGCTGATCTTGCTAGGGAATCAATTGATTCCGTTGATTGCACTGGCTTCAGTACTTCTATTCGTTCCCCCTCTATTTTTATGATGCCGCCGCTCTTTAACCTATCCAGTATATAGTCTGCGTATTCCTTGCCCAACCAGTGCTTGATAGTTCTATAAACCTTGCAATACCTCAATTTTACTGGGGTCTCTCTGCTTGATGCCTCCTTTATTAGAAGCAGAGCTAGCTTCGCGCTTACTTGGGGCTGCATCATACATATATAACTATATGGATTATTAAAACTTGACGCGATATTTAAGCCAACATTTTTACCAAAATGGGGGTTAAGGGGGCGGAAAGCCTCGCCCTTCAGGGCGGGGAGGGGGTCAGTTCTTATTCAGCATCTCTCTGAGCGTTTCATGTATGGCTAGTGCCCCGTATCCTCTTGCTAGTTTTGCGATGGATAACTTCATGTACTTAATAGTTTCATTGCCTAACTTAGATAATCTATCAACTATGTAAAGGGGGATTGGGTAACCCTCCCCAGTGACTAATTTACTAATGGTGGTTAACGGCGATAAATCGGGAGGATTAATTGATTCAACATATATCGGCAATAGNTGAGGCTTGTACTGGACATAGAAGATTGATAATTCATCCAGGATGAGCGGAGCAGTGATTAGCACTCCATTATACTTATCCACGGCTCTATTCTTCTCCATGGCCACGAACAGCGGCATTCGCTCATCTNTATCGAGCTCTGTGTACCTATTTATGGTGACATCCTTAGAGTGAGCTAGCACGATAGCGTTGGAGCTCCGCGCAGTGGATAATAACATTGATTTAGCTCTGATGTATCTCTCGCTAGGGGTGCTTAGCTTTATTGTGCCATCAAGTAGAACCAAGCAATCCCTTCGCGACTCCATTAATTGCGTCGCCACCTCGAACTCGGCTGCTCGGGCCTCCACGGGTAATTCCATTGATTTCCCTAACACGATTGGAGAAAGGAGCGACCGCCGCTCCCTGCTCCTGAATTCCATGCCTACCACATTTATTAGGCCGAGCCTTGCGCCGGCGTAAGTTATTTCAGAGAATCCTGAATCCACTGCCACTAAGCAATTCAAGTCTCTCGGCGACTCCTCAAACCTGATTATTTTGCCCTCTAGTTCTCGCACCCATGGCCCTCCCTCTAGGCGAGGTAATTGAATCTCCACGAATTCATATATTCCCTTAATGAATTGATCAAGGGTAGACGCGGCGCTTCACCTCGCTGAGAATGAGGGACAATAGTTGAGGATGAATTAGGGAGTAATTATCCACTACACCGGCTTCCTGCAGCACTTGAAGCGTGGATTTGGGCAGCGAGACTTCATCTAGCTTGCCTACCCTCATCAATGCCTCCAGCCCCATTAATGTAATGGATGCACCCCGCCTACGCTCACTCAGCACTATCTCCACTATTTTATCAACGCAATACTTGCTCCTCCTATCCTTAATCCCCGTTAGGTACGTGTCCCTCACATATATTAGTTCGGAGAGGAACTCATCATATAGAACTGATAGGTATATGGAGAGGGGATATCCATTAATGATTAGTTTATCCCCCGTCCACTCCATGCATTTATCCCTATTGGAGCATATTATGGATCTTATGCGCCGACCATCAATTACCAATGGAACCGCATCGCTGCCTCGCCTAATTATGGTTATGAGCCCATAATCCAAGTACTTGCCCATTAAATCAATTATCATATCATGGGGCTCGGGTTCCTCTATGCAGGGAATCCTTGCACAAATGGGATACTTCCTTGGAGTTATTACCGCTACATCAAGAGACATACTTCTTCTCCACTAATTTAGCCCTCCAAAGCACCTCGAGGTAATTGATCACTTGCTGCGACTCGAGGCCGAGGGCCTTGCCTGCCTCTATCTCATCTATGCCCACGTTTGGCCCCTTGAATGCAATGAACCTTATTAATTGAGGCGGCACATTAACCTTAATGGCTACTTCCTTAAGCTTGGCATCTATCTCCGTCTTTGCCTTGATTATCCTCTCCAATTGATCGGCGAGATCCTGATCCACCTGGTTAAGCATTAGCATTTGTGTCCTAGCTATGGCCTTAGCCTCCAGCCATTTGGCCGCATTATCGTACTTAGCCACCATGTCGCGCGCCTTCTCTATACCAGTCATTAAGAAGCCCCTGACTTGCCGAGCCTTTGCCGATAGATCGGAGTAGACAGTATTTAATTGATTGATGTCCCCCATCTCCACTAGCCTAGTTAAGTCGCTCACCACTTCATCCATATCGATCTCATCAACCGTTGGCGACCAATCCTCCACCAATTTAGAGAGCGATTCTATTGATGATAGCGTTGAATTATAGTTCTGGAGCAAAGAGTAAATGCTGGACACTGATTTAGCCATCTCCAGAATCCTCGATGCCTCCTCCTTTGAATTGCTTTCCAGTGATTCCAGCGCCTTTAATGCATCATCCAGAGATGCATCGCTTAGCTTAGATATTGATTCATCTATTATAGAGGTTAATTCCTCTGCCTTGGACTTCAGGACATCCATAACGCTTGGAGGTACTAGGGAACTGTATCTCTCTAGCTCAGTCCTTAAATTACTTAGGACCCCACTACAAGCGCCTAGCAGCGACTTGGCGTTCTCCAATTCATTGTTAAGCGTCCTTCGCGATTCCTCCATTTCCTCTTCTACATCATCCACCGAGAGCAGGATGCTGGCGTACTTCTTTAACTCATCCTCGCTCGGCTTCATGGATGCACCCAATACCTTACAATCATCGCGGAGCTTGCTTATCCTACGCATGAATTCCCCAGAGCCCGGCAACTTTACTTGGATCTTCCAATTCCCCTCCTCTATGATTGCCCGCTCCTCTCCATATGACTTGGATAAATCATCAAGCCTCCTACAAAGATCATCGATCCCAGCCCGGAATGATTGGGAAGAAATGGGTTGAATCCTCTCATTCACTTGGATTAGCAGTCCCCTCATCCTCATTAATTGAATTAAGTCGCCCTCCCGGAATTCCCTCCATAATTGGACGGGGAGTATGGATGCTATTATTGACTCTAGCTCCCTCTGGGTAACTGGTCTCTCCATCTTGTTCAAGTAATTTAGGACTACGCGCTCCACGATTGATACGCATGGCTTCTCGCCGCACTTGAATGAATCCGGCAAGTCCCTTGCGTCCCCGGAGATCCATTGCTCAATTATGTGCCTTATGCTTTCCCTCTTGCTTTCCCTCCTACGTATGCCTATCGTATACCTAAGCAATTCGCTCCTCAATTCCTCCCTAAATGAATTAACCTTATCTAGGAATGACCTGGCCTTCTCGATGAATATCCTATACTCATTGGGTGGATTGGGTTTACCCATTATTGCTAGGCCCATGATCAATTGACGCGCCTCATCTATTTGATCCGAGCCCATGGGGAGCACGAGGACATGCTTATCCACTGGGTAGATGCCTTTCCATTGAAGCCTAGACACAATCCTCCTTAACGATTCATCTAATTCCTTCGTAAGCATTGATTGACTCACCAACACTAGGATCAAGCCATCAATGGCTCTAGGCGATTGGTTTAGCCTAATCTCTCCTTTCAGTATGGTCTCGCTTATTAGTTTCTCCATTGCTGGATCCCACTCAATCCCAACATAGCCTAGCCTGGCATCCAATGCCTGCTCACTCACGTTGAGAGCTATATTGCTCTGGGCACTTAATTGGGCGGATCCCGACATGAGCCTAACCATGTGCCTCAGTATTGCCGTAATCCCATCATGCGCCAACTCCCTCATAATTGGCTCCACATCACTTAACACTGCTCCTTCTTTTCTCCTGAATATACTTCTATGAATATCGGCCTTCAACATGGCTGTCTTAATATACTGCAACCCAAGCCGCTTGATCTCCTCCTCCGCGTCTAGGGGCAGCACCACGCTTAGGCGTACCCGGTTCCCCTTGAATGATGAGTAGTATGATCCATACTCTATCGATAGGTCCCGCAGATCCTTGAATGCTATGGGCATCATGCCAAACATCATCCTCATCCTATTCACTTCGCTCACTGCATGGGAATCCGCGGGATCAATTGGGATAACCAGCGCTTCCTGAACTATGCCGCTAACCGATAATGACTGTGGGGAGGCCCTCAATGAATCCAGCGGAATAGGCACACCGCTTAACAGTAAGAGGGATAGGTCCCTATACGTGTCTAGGAGTTCGCGGAGGAGGTCTAGATTAATCCAGTTAACCTCCTCTGCCAGGAATGAAGCGAAGATGCTTGCATCAAGTGGTTTGCCAATTTCTATGGTCTTATCGAGAAGCTTCGCCGTGAGCTTTATCATATTCCTCGGGGTAACGGTATCTCCCTCCTCGCTTTTCACGGCTAGGTAAAGAAATGATAGGAACTCCCTCCTGAGAGGCCAAAATTCATCCCCGCCCCACGATTGCCTGAGCTCCTCCCTATTGGGTGTAGAGTAGGCGGAGAACCTATTAATTATGACCGCCTCATACAACCAATAGGGGAATCTATCATCAATCACTATCTCCCTATACACTCTTCCCCTCGTTATGTCGAATACGTCAGGCAAATTATTCTTAAGTATATTATAATAGAGGTGCGGCGTGAAGGCAGCTATCATCATTATGCCGGAGAGGTCCTCCGGGTTGAGTNCTAATTGGTGGGCATAATTACGGGGCTCCAACACTGCGCGTATGATTGTGCCAATGCTTATCACGAGCTTCTTAACTTCATCATTGATGCCGCCGCTTATGGAGACCAGCCTCGTCAATTCATCGGCTTCATCCAGCATCACGACGAGATACTCATTGCCTCGCTTGGCTTCGATTATCTTACTCATTATATTGAAGTCCAGGCCTATGCTGAGGCTTAGTCGAATCACTTTTATTCCCTTGCCCTCAATTAGTTCCTGGGCAGCATCAAGCAGTTCAGTCTTGCCCCAACCATATGGCCCAACCACGACCGCGAGCAAATTGTCGCGGCCCCTTAGGAACGCCGAAACCACCTTATCTATATCGCCTAGTTCCCTCTCCATGCCGACCGCTGAGTACCGCTTCCTCACGGATGGCAATCCACTGGGGTTAAGGGGCCTATCCATTAATCCAAACGCGGTGTAGCTCATTATTGGGCGCGCTCAGTCCCTTAAGTTAATTAAGTAAACATTTAAAATCAAGCAATGAGGCGATGAGTATGGAAATAGGAATACTGAGGGCATACGACATAGATTGGACGCCGGAGGAGGTGCGGGACCTCGAGAACGCCATACGTGATCGGGGACATACCCCAAGGAGGATATATGTCGATCTTCTCAGGATAGATATAGATAAGAGGATTCAAGTTCATCAACAGATCGGCCATCACTTGGATGAGGATGTGACCGGAATTAGGGGGGCCGTGCTGCGGCACATGGGTACATTCAGGGACTTCGAGCAGTTTTATTACAGGATATGGGCTGTCAAGACCCTTGAGCACACGGGCACCGTGGTGAGTAATCCCGTGGATAAATGGGTGATCGCAGGCGATAAATTCGCAACGGAGATAGAGCTAACTAGGGCCGGGATACCGGTTCCATCCACGGTCGCCACGGAGAACTTGATAACGGCTTACTGGGCCGCCAAGCGATTATCCCCAATAGTTGTGAAGCCGCTGAGGAGCGCCATGGGGTACGGCGTGACCAGAATAGGGAATGCGGATGAAGCGATGCATTTCTTCAGTTTCCTCACCAACATAAACAAGCCAATACTGATGCAGAAGTACATGGAAAAGAGGGGGGGCGGTGATTATAGGGTGGTCGTGGTTAATGGCCAAGTAATTGGAGCCGAGTTCAGGAGGGGAATTGATTGGAAAAGCAACATTGCCCAGGGAGCCGAGCCGCTTCCCGCTAAACTAGATAAAGAAGCCGAGGAATTAGCAATTAAGGCAACGGAGGCATTGGGGCTGGATTATGCCGGAGTGGATCTAATGGATACGGCTGATGGCTTCTTCATTATGGAGGTTAATCCAACCATGGCCTGGGCGGGATTCAAAAAAGCAACGGGCATAAATCCCGCCATCCACATAATCGATAACTTGATCAGGAAAATCAAGCAGTGAACTACCCCGCCCTCATGGACGGGGGNCTCTGATGTTAAAAGATTAACTAGTGATCGACTAACCTCTTCCCTGACCTGAAGGGCATGGTTTGCCATTCTCTTTATCGTTGATTCAATTCTGGTCTGAACTACACCTTAGGCATCTCAAGGCAGTGAATAATCTAAAACGGCAAGTGATTAATTCGCATAATCCACGGGGCCTCGCGCCCTCATTAGGGCAAGGAGGCCAAGTAACTTGGTATATTCACGTCCTGAATTATATTCTTCACCTCTTCGATTGACTTAAATGGTCTATTCCTCAGCAATAGGTTAACCTTATCCCTGGTGAGGCCGGGAANCATCATTAAAATCTTCCCGGGAGCAGTATTGATGTTTATGGGTATCGGGAGGCCGACGAGGCTTCTCGGTCCATGATCCACCACAACCACGTCGATCCACTTGCCTAGCTCTAGTTCCTGAGGCACATATATTAGGATTGGGTATGAACCAACTTGCCTAGCGTAAACCCCGCCCCTAGCCATTGCCTCCACGTATGCATTCCTTAATATGGTGCCCTTGGGAGCTATTCTCCTAATCATTTCAAGGTCGAAGTTAGTCCTAACCCAGTTCTTCAGGGAGAGAAAGAAACGCTTATGCTTATTTATGAGGGATCGAATTGAGGAGCGATTAGTCCAGAGGGGTGTTGGTTCAAGCACTAGGACTTGCCTCATGTTGACTCTCCTCACAAGTATTCCCGACTCCATCACCCTGAGGAGGAAGAGCTTATTTAATTCATAGGTTTCCTTGGTTTCGCCGGGCAGCCCAGCCACGAAGTTTATTCCCGGCAGCAGATGAGGCAAGCCATTATCGCCCCTCCCAGCGCCAACTTCATTAACTATCTTCATGGCCTCAATGGCCTCATCGGGGAGGATCTTGAGATTATTCAGCTTTATCACTCTGGGATCAGCGCTCTCAATGCCCATGGCCGCCACGTCCCCAGGCGTGTGGCTTCTAATTATTGCCTTAAGCGATTCCCTGCTTTCCCTTGGCCAAGCATAAATTGTGCCGGGATTAACGTTATCTATATGAAGCACATTAAGGCCCGGCGCAGCACTGCGTATCCCCCTGAATAACCTATCAATGGCATCTGGATTGGGCCGGGGAAAATCAAGCTTACCTGTGTCGATGGCTTTATACGTCAATATATCCGCTTGCCTACCCACCCTAAAATGCCTAACCCCTGCCAAGTAGAGGGCCTCGACTTCCCTCATTATTGCCTCCTCATCCCTATACTCAACTCCGCCGTACCTAACAGTGGCGCAGAAGCTGCAGCCGCCGCTCACGTATCGTGGGCATGATTTATAAGTCTCAAGCTCAACTATTAGATTACCGCCGTAATTGGGGTGTTGCGTGGCTATTCGCGCCCCTTTTACGGCGAATTCATTTACCTTAGCATAAGTGGCATGAATCATGGCTGGACTAATTCGCTCAAGGGAGAAACCCCTGGAGATGACCTCATGAACTGCTAAATCGATGTCCCCAGTCACGACTAGGTCATAATACTTAGAGAAGAATGAGCGGGGAACAGCTATGGATCCGCCGCCAGCTCCGAAGCCGAAGCGAGCGACTGGTCCCCCAAGCATCTTGGGAACCTCTAGCCTACCGATCTCCACTAACTCCCGTAGCTTTATGGGGTCGCCGCCCAAGTACTTGCCTGGAGTAACTATCCCCGCAAGCACGACAAGTAATCTAGAGGATGAGACTAACTTAATGAATGTGGACCAATCACGGCGCACTTGATCTATTGTTAGGTACTTGACATCAATAGATGAATCTATGAGCCATATGGCTCCAGCCACGTACCTGGCGTATATATCTAGGTACGGCGGTACCCCTAATCCAGCGGGCTCATCATCATAGCCATCCAATACTACTACCCTATCCACGGACTTAGGGAGCGGGTAAAGACTTAAATCTTGCCTCAATATGTAAAATCAATGAGGGAGTGATTATAAGGAGGTGAGCTGAGGCTTTTCTTCGTGATGATAAGGCATTTGGTTGATG is part of the Thermocladium sp. ECH_B genome and harbors:
- a CDS encoding RimK family alpha-L-glutamate ligase, which encodes MEIGILRAYDIDWTPEEVRDLENAIRDRGHTPRRIYVDLLRIDIDKRIQVHQQIGHHLDEDVTGIRGAVLRHMGTFRDFEQFYYRIWAVKTLEHTGTVVSNPVDKWVIAGDKFATEIELTRAGIPVPSTVATENLITAYWAAKRLSPIVVKPLRSAMGYGVTRIGNADEAMHFFSFLTNINKPILMQKYMEKRGGGDYRVVVVNGQVIGAEFRRGIDWKSNIAQGAEPLPAKLDKEAEELAIKATEALGLDYAGVDLMDTADGFFIMEVNPTMAWAGFKKATGINPAIHIIDNLIRKIKQ
- a CDS encoding radical SAM protein — translated: MDRVVVLDGYDDEPAGLGVPPYLDIYARYVAGAIWLIDSSIDVKYLTIDQVRRDWSTFIKLVSSSRLLVVLAGIVTPGKYLGGDPIKLRELVEIGRLEVPKMLGGPVARFGFGAGGGSIAVPRSFFSKYYDLVVTGDIDLAVHEVISRGFSLERISPAMIHATYAKVNEFAVKGARIATQHPNYGGNLIVELETYKSCPRYVSGGCSFCATVRYGGVEYRDEEAIMREVEALYLAGVRHFRVGRQADILTYKAIDTGKLDFPRPNPDAIDRLFRGIRSAAPGLNVLHIDNVNPGTIYAWPRESRESLKAIIRSHTPGDVAAMGIESADPRVIKLNNLKILPDEAIEAMKIVNEVGAGRGDNGLPHLLPGINFVAGLPGETKETYELNKLFLLRVMESGILVRRVNMRQVLVLEPTPLWTNRSSIRSLINKHKRFFLSLKNWVRTNFDLEMIRRIAPKGTILRNAYVEAMARGGVYARQVGSYPILIYVPQELELGKWIDVVVVDHGPRSLVGLPIPININTAPGKILMMXPGLTRDKVNLLLRNRPFKSIEEVKNIIQDVNIPSYLASLP